The sequence below is a genomic window from Desulfobacterales bacterium.
AAAAATTTCCTAAACCGTCTATAGTAAAAAGCCGTTAAACGTGAAAAATATAGAAATAAATGATAATAAAGAAAGACAATGCCCACGATTAGGAGGCATTGTCTCCTTTAGTTATTGCCGAAGCTGCGGAGATACTTCTTTAAATTTTTGCTTTAAAATACTGGATTGCTGGTGGGAGTATTTTGATGTAGCTGAATATATAAAAGAATTTTATTCGGAAAAAATATTAGAAAAATTATGTACGTCAAAGCCTAAGCCAAAAGTGTTTAGTATTATTGAAATTGTTAATCAGGTTAAGGCAAATATGGAGGATTAATTCTTGATAATTAAAAAATTACCAGTAGGTCCTATAGCTGCAAACTGCTTTATTGTAGGATGCAAAAAAACAAAAGAAGCTGTTGTTATTGATCCGGGTGATGAAGTTGACAAAATACTTATAACCCTTGCTAATTCTAATCTTAAAGTAAAATATATATTAAACACTCACGGACATTTTGACCATGTAGGGGGAAATAAACAATTAAAAAAGGCTACTGGGGCGGAATTAATTATTCATAGCCTTGATGCTCCAATGTTAAGCATGGTTTCAAATGGAGCTATGATATTTGGATTAAGATGTGATGATTCCCCTCCACCTGATAGACTTATCGCAGACGGAGATATAATTAATTTTGGAGAAATAAGCTTAAAAGTAATTCACACGCCTGGCCATACTCCAGGAGGAGTTTGTTTTTATACGAATGGATCTGTTTTTGTCGGAGACACTCTTTTTGCTGGCTCAATAGGAAGAACTGATTTCCCAGGAGGAGATTATGAAGCTTTAATTAAAAGCATACATACTAAACTTTTTCCTTTAAGCGATAATGTAACTGTATATACAGGACACGGGCCTGAAACTACAATTCAGAATGAAAAGCTTTATAATTTTTTTGTAGGCGGCGGAAAGGTATAGAAAATTAAGGTTTATGTAAAAGCTTAATTTTTAAGCCTATTTAGAACAAAGTTCAAAACTCTTGACACGTCATTCCAGCTAAGGCTGGAATGTGACGTGCTAACTATATGATATGAGGCATTGTTTCGATTTTGTCTTTAATCATGATTTTAAAACAGGAATCTTAAAAACAATTTTCTTGACGACTTCTTCAATATTGTTATATCCAACTTGTGGCATATGTCCATCGTGTGGAAAAAATATCACAAAAAAACTTGATTTTAAGCTAACAAAATCTACTTCTCCTTCTAATTTTTGTAAATCTGTTTCTTCATTATATTCATATTCTATGCAATCAGCTTTGTTACATATTCCAATTTTTTCATTACCCTTTAAAATAATCTGAAGATCAATATATTTTTTGTGGCATTCAATGAAAGCTTCCGATTTTTTTTTGGTTTTATACTCACTTACCGAAGCATAAATACCTTGTCCATTTATAACATGCATTCCTATAGTCATTTGAGTTAAATCATTATTTTTTATAAAATAAAAAACATCTTCAAAATATGGATGAATGCAAATGTAAGTTTCAAAATTATTCAATTTATCAAAAATCATAATTTTATTTTTCTCCTAAATAAATATAAACTCTTTTTTGATCCGCTTTAACTATAACTCTTTCACGATGGCCCATGGAGGCATTGTATACATGTTTCCTTTGTAATTTGAGAAATCGCTTTTAACAATTTTTCCTTTAAATAAGGTTTATCCAGGATACCTTTAAAACCATATTGTTTGTAATTTGCCATTACAGGGTCATTTGAATAACCGCTTGAAACAATGGCCGCAGCCTGGGGGTCTATTTCAAGTAGCTTTTTTATTGTTTCCTTGCCGCCCATGCCGCCTGGAATGGTCAGGTCCAGGATCAAAATGTCGATGGGTGCTGCATCATCCATTGCTCTTTTATATATTTCCAGAGCTTCCAAACCATCCTGGGCAAGGACAACGTCATACCCAGAATTTTCCAACATTCTTTCAGTGATTTTTCTGATCATTTCTTCATCATCCATTACCAGAATTCTGCCCTGGCCTTTGAGTTCGGTAAAATCACGTCGTTTAGCAACAATATGTTGTCTAATAGCAGGCAGGTAAATCGCAAAATTAGTCCCCTTGCCGGGAATTGATTTACATGCGATGTGGCCGAAATGTTTTTTGACGATGGAATAGGTAACTGCCAGGCCAAGGCCGCTGCCTTCCTGCTTGGTTGAAAAATATGGATCAAATATTTTTTCAACCTGATCTTGGTGGATACCAATACCTTCGTCAGATATCACCACCCGAACATAATCCCCTAACTCAAGGGGGATTTCATCTGTTTTTTCAGTCGATTTGAGATAATTATCACATAAAATATGAATTGTTCCCCCTTCAGGCATAGCCTGCCTGGCGTTTAGGACAATATTCTGGATAACCTGGCTGATCTGACCTTTATCAATCTCCGCAGCCCAAAGGTCT
It includes:
- a CDS encoding MBL fold metallo-hydrolase; the encoded protein is MIIKKLPVGPIAANCFIVGCKKTKEAVVIDPGDEVDKILITLANSNLKVKYILNTHGHFDHVGGNKQLKKATGAELIIHSLDAPMLSMVSNGAMIFGLRCDDSPPPDRLIADGDIINFGEISLKVIHTPGHTPGGVCFYTNGSVFVGDTLFAGSIGRTDFPGGDYEALIKSIHTKLFPLSDNVTVYTGHGPETTIQNEKLYNFFVGGGKV
- a CDS encoding YhcH/YjgK/YiaL family protein, giving the protein MIFDKLNNFETYICIHPYFEDVFYFIKNNDLTQMTIGMHVINGQGIYASVSEYKTKKKSEAFIECHKKYIDLQIILKGNEKIGICNKADCIEYEYNEETDLQKLEGEVDFVSLKSSFFVIFFPHDGHMPQVGYNNIEEVVKKIVFKIPVLKS